One Catharus ustulatus isolate bCatUst1 chromosome 2, bCatUst1.pri.v2, whole genome shotgun sequence genomic window carries:
- the FZD4 gene encoding LOW QUALITY PROTEIN: frizzled-4 (The sequence of the model RefSeq protein was modified relative to this genomic sequence to represent the inferred CDS: inserted 4 bases in 4 codons; deleted 5 bases in 4 codons; substituted 3 bases at 3 genomic stop codons) — protein MCQNLGYNVTKMPNLVGHELQADAGAAAQTFTPLIQYGCSSQLQFFLCSXYVPMCTEKINIPIGPCGGMCLSVKRRCEPVLKEFGFAWPDSLNCSKFPPQNDHNHMCMEGPGRXRGSPSXQTSLQPGEECHGMGSTSDQYIWVKRSLSCVLKCGYDAGLYSRSAKEFTDIWMAIWASLCFISTAFTVLTFLIDSSRFSYPERPIIFLSMCYNIYSIAYIVRLTVGRGKDILXFEEAAEPVLIQEGLKNTGCAIIFLLMYFFGMASSIWWVILTLTWFLAAXLKWGHEXIEMHSSYFHIAAWAIPAVKTIVXLIMRLVDADELTGLCYVGNQNLDALTGFVVAPLFTYLVIGTLFIAAGLVALFKIRSNLQKDGTKTDKLERLMVKIGVFSVLYTVPATCVIACYFYEISNWAIFRYSADDSNMAVEMLKIFMSLLVGITSGMWIWSAKTLHTWQKCSNRLENSGKVKREKRADGWVKPGKGNETVV, from the exons ATGTGCCAGAACCTGGGCTACAATGTCACCAAGATGCCCAACCTGGTGGGGCACGAGCTGCAGGCGGACGCGGGAGCTGCAGCTCAA ACCTTCACCCCCCTCATCCAGTAcggctgctccagccagctccag TTCTTCCTGTGCT GTTATGTGCCAATGTGCACAGAGAAGATTAACATCCCCATAGGTCCCTGTGGAGGCATGTGCCTCTCTGTCAAAAGAAGATGTGAAcctgtttta aaagaatttggGTTTGCCTGGCCAGACAGCCTAAACTGCAGCAAGTTCCCGCCCCAGAATGATCACAACCAC ATGTGCATGGAGGGCCCAGGAAGATGAAGAGGTTCCCCTTCATAGCAGACCTCCttgcagcctggagaagagtgCCACGGCATGGGATCTACCTCAGATCAGTACATTTGGGTGAAAAGAAGCTTGAGCTGTGTCCTGAAGTGTGGCTATGATGCTGGTCTGTACAGCAGGTCAGCTAAGGAATTCACAGATATCTGGATGGCCATATGGGCCAGTCTTTGCTTCATCTCGACTGCCTTCACAGTCCTGACCTTCCTGATTGATTCATCCAGATTTTCCTACCCGGAGCGGCCAATCATATTTTTGAGCATGTGCTACAATATTTATAGCATTGCTTATATTGTGAGGCTAACTGTGGGCCGGGGAAAGGATATCCTGTGATTTGAAGAGGCAGCAGAACCTGTTCTTATCCAAGAAGGTCTTAAGAACACAGGATGTGCGATAATTTTCTTGCTGATGTACTTTTTCGGGATGGCTAGCTCCATCTGGTGGGTTATTCTGACACTGACGTGGTTTCTGGCTG GACTCAAGTGGGGCCACG CAATCGAAATGCACAGCTCCTATTTCCACATCGCAGCCTGGGCCATCCCGGCAGTGAAGACCATTG ATTTGATAATGAGACTTGTAGATGCAGACGAGCTCACCGGCCTCTGCTATGTTGGGAACCAGAACCTGGATGCGCTGACAGGCTTTGTTGTGGCTCCACTTTTTACCTACCTGGTCATTGGGACTTTATTCATTGCAGCGGGACTTGTGGCCTTATTTAAAATCAGGTCTAATCTCCAGAAAGATGGAACTAAAACTGACAAACTGGAAAGACTGATGGTCAAAATTGGGGTCTTTTCAGTGCTTTACACTGTGCCAGCAACATGTGTCATCGCCTGTTATTTCTATGAAATCTCCAACTGG GCCATTTTCCGCTATTCCGCAGATGATTCCAATATGGCAGTGGAGATGCTCAAAATTTTCATGTCCCTTCTGGTGGGTATTACGTCAGGTATGTGGATCTGGTCAGCCAAAACTCTGCACACGTGGCAGAAGTGCTCCAACAGACTGGAGAACTCAGGGAAAGTGAAACGGGAGAAGAGAGCAGATGGTTGGGTGAAACCTGGGAAAGGGAACGAGACCGTGGTGTGA